A window of Blautia argi genomic DNA:
AGTATTCCGGTGCGGCACTGATGCATGCGGGAATTCCGCTTCCGCCGTTTACCGAGGAATATGAGGCGTATCAGTTTGCCTTTACCGAACTGAAAGAGGCGGGAAGATTATATGAAAAAGTGCAGAAATGGTGTGACGGGAATGCCGAAAACCGGGTGGTCATCAGCATTTACGGTGGCTCCGGTTCCGGAAAAACAACGCTTGCAACGGCATTGCAGCAGTACTTTTTAAATGACGGAACCGGATGTTATCTGCTCTCGGGCGATGATTATCCACACCGGATTCCAAAACGCAACGACGAAGAACGGCTGCGTGTGTATAAAGAAGCAGGGGAAGACGGACTGCGTGGATATCTCGGAACAAAGAAAGAGATTGATTTCGCCCGGATCAATGAAGTGCTTGCGGCATTTCATGAGGGAAAAGATACGATCACGTTGCGGCATTTGGGACGGGAAGATGGCGAGATTTCATCAGAAGAAACCGATTTTTCCGGAATATCTGTATTGCTTCTGGAGTGGACGCACGGAGGCAGTGACGATTTACATGGTGTGGATCTATCCGTCTTTCTGGAAAGTTCCCCGGAGGAGACAAAGGAGCGGCGCATCCGCAGAAACCGCGACGAGAATGCCGCAAGCCCGTTTATCTGTCGTGTGGTGGAACTGGAACAGGAAAAACTCGAAGTGCAGCGCAAAAATGCAGGATTGATCGTGGGAAAGGACGGAAGTATTTATGAACAGTAAACCGATGCTCAATGCATATCCAGACAGTCTTGGAAGAAATCTTGGGGATATCGTAACATTGCTGAAAACGGAGGCTTTGCAGAATGTATTTTCTTCTTTTTACATTCTGCCGAGCCTGTACCATTCCGATCTCGACCGGGGATTTTCCGTGATCGACTATGACCTGAATGAGCAGCTTGCCGACCGGGAAGGCCTTGACCAGTTAAAGAATATGGGAATCGATCTGAAACTCGATTTTATTTTAAACCATGCTTCCGCACAGTCCCCGCAGTTTCAGGATCTTGTGGAAAAAGGGGAGGCTTCTGTGTACCGCGATTTTTTCATCGATTGGAACCATTTCTGGGAAGGGCATGGAACCATGACGGAGGAAGGCTATATCCAGCCGGATGAAAGCTGCCTGAAGCAGATGTTTTTCCGCAAACCCGGGCTGCCGATCCTGATGGTGGAATTTCCGAATGGAAAAAAAGTGCCGTACTGGAATACCTTTTATCAGGAAGTGCATGGCAGACAGTATCTCGGACAGATGGATGTAAACATCCAGTCACCAAAAGTGTGGGAGTTTTATCGTGAAACCCTGGAAAAAATAGCCTCTTACGGCGCGGCGATTGTGCGACTGGATGCCTTTGCCTATGCGCCGAAAGCACCGGGAAAGAAAAACTTTCTCAATGATCCGGAAACGTGGGAACTTTTACAGAAGATCCATGCGCTGGCAGAACCTTTGGGACTTACGCTTTTGCCGGAGATACACGCAGCGTATGATGAAAAAATATATGAGACACTTGCAGAAAAAGGCTATGCAACCTATGACTTTTTCCTGCCGGGACTGGTCATTGATGCGATCGAGAACCGGCGGGGAACGTACCTTGCGGCATGGGCGAAGGAGATTGTGGAAAAGAAGATCTCCACGGTCAACATGCTCGGCTGTCATGATGGCATCCCGCTTCTGGACT
This region includes:
- the gtfA gene encoding sucrose phosphorylase; translated protein: MNSKPMLNAYPDSLGRNLGDIVTLLKTEALQNVFSSFYILPSLYHSDLDRGFSVIDYDLNEQLADREGLDQLKNMGIDLKLDFILNHASAQSPQFQDLVEKGEASVYRDFFIDWNHFWEGHGTMTEEGYIQPDESCLKQMFFRKPGLPILMVEFPNGKKVPYWNTFYQEVHGRQYLGQMDVNIQSPKVWEFYRETLEKIASYGAAIVRLDAFAYAPKAPGKKNFLNDPETWELLQKIHALAEPLGLTLLPEIHAAYDEKIYETLAEKGYATYDFFLPGLVIDAIENRRGTYLAAWAKEIVEKKISTVNMLGCHDGIPLLDLKGLLPEEEIQSLIERIVSRGGMVKNLHGQKNLYYQVNATYYSALGASDEKMLLARAIQMFMPGKPQVWYLDLFAGKNDHEAVRRAGESGHKEINRTNLSTDQITEGLKKDVVQKQLALIRMRNTHKAFSEGAEVAISGGERSLEIRWEYNSAFATLYVNFESGTYTIVESR